From a single Natronorubrum tibetense GA33 genomic region:
- a CDS encoding DUF7522 family protein — MSDATIDPTFADELKSVCRTTVGDELRSITYFTEADVEQLYLRSDLDQTADLVGFADHERLGFRSQSAYRNTQLGEYGATIRMFENGYLSRVIRGPHGVWVTTDSMSMDRFEELTSALESVLDQFADDVDTESE; from the coding sequence ATGAGCGATGCGACCATCGACCCCACGTTCGCCGACGAGCTAAAGAGCGTCTGTCGAACGACGGTCGGCGACGAACTGCGGAGTATCACCTACTTCACCGAGGCGGACGTCGAACAGCTCTATCTCCGCTCGGATCTCGATCAGACCGCCGATCTGGTCGGCTTTGCGGATCACGAGCGACTCGGCTTTCGCTCGCAGTCGGCGTACCGGAACACGCAACTCGGCGAGTACGGGGCGACGATCCGGATGTTCGAAAACGGCTACCTCTCGCGGGTGATTCGCGGTCCCCACGGCGTTTGGGTGACGACCGACTCCATGTCGATGGATCGATTCGAGGAGCTCACGAGCGCGCTCGAGTCGGTTCTCGACCAATTCGCCGACGACGTCGACACCGAGAGCGAGTGA
- a CDS encoding IMPACT family protein → MSRTYLTVAEPATAEFVVQGSEFIGHVRPVDSVDAAEAFVDAVDEEYADATHNVPAYRVRVGGTGAGAGTDAGAGTDANARTGTDDADATADSGFLREYSSDDGEPSGSAGKPALNVLAQQKIENCAVVVTRYYGGTNLGVGGLVRAYSRAVKEAVEEAGIVEERPHETVSIGVEYDDSGTVRGILESEGYEFEADYQASVSFEVQVPLAEVDAFRDRLRSATSGRVDLE, encoded by the coding sequence GTGAGCCGCACGTACCTGACGGTTGCCGAGCCTGCGACCGCCGAGTTTGTCGTCCAGGGATCGGAGTTCATCGGTCACGTTCGCCCGGTCGACTCCGTCGACGCCGCCGAGGCATTCGTCGACGCCGTCGACGAGGAGTACGCCGACGCCACCCACAACGTGCCCGCCTATCGAGTGCGAGTCGGCGGTACTGGCGCGGGTGCGGGAACGGATGCGGGTGCAGGAACAGATGCGAATGCAAGAACGGGAACGGACGACGCGGACGCGACCGCCGACAGCGGCTTTCTCCGCGAGTACTCGAGCGACGACGGCGAACCCTCCGGCTCCGCGGGGAAGCCGGCGCTGAACGTCCTCGCCCAGCAGAAGATCGAGAACTGCGCGGTCGTCGTCACGCGCTACTACGGCGGCACCAACCTCGGCGTCGGCGGTCTCGTCCGGGCCTACTCTCGAGCGGTCAAAGAGGCCGTCGAGGAAGCCGGGATCGTCGAGGAACGTCCCCACGAGACGGTCTCGATCGGCGTCGAGTACGACGACTCGGGGACGGTTCGGGGAATTCTCGAGAGCGAGGGTTACGAGTTCGAGGCCGACTACCAGGCGTCGGTCTCCTTCGAGGTCCAGGTGCCGCTCGCGGAAGTCGACGCGTTTCGGGATCGGTTGCGGAGCGCAACGAGCGGGCGAGTGGATCTCGAGTGA
- a CDS encoding S9 family peptidase, giving the protein MQPIQAADYHDLVQVSDPQFEPGDERVAFVRRTPEDDESYTASIYVVPVGGDEPRQFTASDGVDSQPRFSPDGDWLAFASTRGETDRQQLWLVPTDGGEARRVTSVVGGIGDLEWSPDGSRLLFTQQVTADDREADRDLAVDADYESEEPDPRVIDRMIYRAGTEYLDGRRSHIYTLEVAAALESSETDDLDGDAITRLTGTDDQPVDRDYVAPTWGDGETVYYAAKTGEVPDDSLTYELYERDLSSGVVHSFTQTTGWVSSLEATEDGRIAFEYTPEENASMRQTEIRVHDRETGEERTPTEPLDRTVGHNCGFEWSPDGETLYLSTPDEGSRVLWSVPGDASEEPAKVYGDGADIGGFSVGENAVAYVVSEWDHPGDIFVTTRGGNEVHRLTRVNADYLADKPVRQPEEVWFEVGEESSESEERRRIQGWLLTPPEFDADATDEQYPLVVEIHGGPHAQWTTAGTMWHEFQTLAARGYVVFWCNPRGSTGYGEEHATAIERDWGDVTLTDVLAGVDAVCEREYVDEDERFVTGGSFGGFMTAWAVTQTDRFEAAVSQRGVYDLTSFYGSTDAFKLIEGDFGTTPWEEPEFLWEQSPAAHVDGVDTPTLVIHSDCDYRTPANTAELFYLGLQKHGVDTRLVRYPREGHELSRSGEPAHVVDRIERIARWFDGYADSHEAAPALERERTDGLSSGDEESESEE; this is encoded by the coding sequence ATGCAACCGATTCAGGCCGCCGATTACCACGACCTCGTGCAGGTGAGCGATCCGCAGTTCGAACCCGGCGACGAGCGCGTCGCCTTCGTCCGTCGAACGCCCGAGGACGACGAGTCGTACACCGCGTCGATCTACGTCGTCCCGGTCGGCGGCGACGAACCGAGACAGTTCACCGCCAGCGACGGCGTCGACAGCCAGCCTCGCTTCAGTCCGGACGGCGACTGGCTCGCGTTCGCCAGTACCCGTGGCGAGACCGACCGCCAACAGCTGTGGCTCGTCCCGACCGACGGCGGCGAAGCACGGCGAGTGACCTCGGTCGTCGGCGGCATCGGCGACCTCGAGTGGAGCCCTGACGGTTCTCGACTACTCTTTACCCAGCAGGTCACCGCCGACGACCGCGAGGCGGACCGCGACCTCGCGGTCGATGCCGACTACGAATCCGAGGAACCGGATCCGCGCGTGATCGATCGGATGATCTACCGCGCCGGAACCGAGTATCTCGACGGCCGCCGAAGTCACATCTACACGCTCGAGGTCGCGGCCGCGCTCGAGTCCTCCGAGACGGACGACCTCGACGGCGACGCGATCACGCGGCTCACCGGGACGGACGACCAGCCCGTCGACCGGGACTACGTCGCACCGACGTGGGGCGACGGCGAGACGGTCTACTACGCCGCCAAGACCGGCGAAGTGCCGGACGACTCGCTCACCTACGAGCTGTACGAACGCGATCTCTCGTCGGGAGTCGTCCACTCGTTCACGCAGACGACGGGGTGGGTCTCGTCGCTCGAGGCGACCGAAGACGGCCGGATCGCCTTCGAGTACACCCCCGAGGAGAACGCCTCGATGCGCCAGACCGAGATTCGAGTGCACGACCGCGAAACCGGCGAGGAGCGAACGCCGACGGAGCCGCTGGATCGGACCGTCGGCCACAACTGTGGCTTCGAGTGGTCGCCCGACGGCGAGACGCTGTACCTCTCGACGCCCGACGAGGGCTCGCGGGTGCTGTGGTCGGTCCCGGGTGACGCGAGCGAGGAACCCGCGAAGGTGTACGGCGACGGCGCTGACATCGGCGGCTTCTCCGTCGGCGAGAACGCCGTCGCCTACGTCGTAAGCGAGTGGGACCACCCCGGCGATATCTTCGTCACTACGCGCGGAGGCAACGAGGTCCACCGGTTGACGCGGGTCAACGCCGACTATCTCGCGGACAAGCCCGTTCGTCAGCCCGAGGAGGTGTGGTTCGAGGTCGGCGAGGAGTCGAGTGAGAGCGAGGAGCGTCGGCGGATTCAGGGCTGGCTCCTCACGCCACCCGAATTCGACGCCGATGCGACCGACGAACAGTACCCGCTCGTCGTCGAGATTCACGGCGGGCCACACGCCCAGTGGACGACTGCGGGGACGATGTGGCACGAGTTCCAGACGCTCGCGGCGCGGGGCTACGTCGTCTTCTGGTGCAACCCGCGGGGATCGACGGGCTACGGCGAGGAGCACGCGACGGCCATCGAGCGCGACTGGGGCGACGTGACCCTAACCGACGTACTCGCCGGGGTCGACGCGGTCTGCGAGCGCGAGTACGTCGACGAAGACGAGCGGTTCGTCACGGGTGGCAGCTTCGGCGGCTTCATGACCGCCTGGGCGGTCACCCAGACCGACCGCTTCGAGGCTGCGGTCTCCCAGCGGGGCGTCTACGATCTCACGAGCTTCTACGGCTCGACGGACGCGTTCAAACTGATCGAGGGCGACTTCGGGACGACGCCCTGGGAGGAACCCGAATTCCTCTGGGAGCAGTCGCCCGCCGCCCACGTCGACGGCGTCGACACGCCGACGCTCGTGATACACTCCGATTGCGATTACCGCACGCCCGCGAACACGGCCGAACTGTTCTACCTCGGTCTGCAGAAACACGGCGTCGACACGCGTCTGGTTCGCTACCCACGGGAGGGCCACGAACTCTCCCGCTCCGGCGAACCGGCTCACGTCGTCGACCGGATCGAGCGTATCGCCCGCTGGTTCGACGGCTACGCTGATTCCCACGAGGCCGCGCCGGCGCTCGAGCGCGAGCGAACCGACGGGCTCTCGAGCGGGGACGAAGAGTCGGAGTCCGAGGAGTAA
- a CDS encoding YgaP family membrane protein — protein MDRNVGGFDRVWRVVVGLALLVFGYRNRNRTLGTLAFVAGSDIFATAVIQRCPMNALFGIDTCGTDQ, from the coding sequence ATGGATCGAAACGTCGGCGGGTTCGATCGCGTCTGGCGCGTCGTGGTCGGCCTCGCGTTACTCGTGTTCGGCTACCGAAACCGAAATCGGACGCTCGGCACGCTCGCGTTCGTCGCCGGGAGCGATATCTTTGCGACGGCGGTCATCCAGCGCTGCCCGATGAACGCACTGTTCGGGATCGATACTTGCGGGACGGATCAGTAG
- a CDS encoding cupin domain-containing protein: MDYSVVDPDELEPIEDRDCDLRLMSEPAGLENVAINRFRAEPGEQLPLVYHYHEQQEEAFIVQSGTLHVETPDGEYEVPAGSVFAVRPEAPQRAYNPENAETAVEVFAIGAPPVSGDAVKYEPDAE, translated from the coding sequence ATGGACTACAGCGTCGTCGATCCGGACGAACTCGAGCCGATCGAAGACCGAGACTGTGATCTCCGCCTGATGAGCGAGCCAGCCGGCCTCGAGAACGTCGCCATCAACCGATTTCGAGCGGAACCGGGCGAGCAGTTGCCCCTGGTCTACCACTATCACGAGCAACAGGAGGAGGCGTTTATCGTCCAGTCGGGGACGCTTCACGTCGAGACGCCCGACGGCGAGTACGAGGTGCCGGCGGGGTCGGTGTTCGCGGTCCGCCCCGAAGCGCCACAGCGGGCGTACAACCCCGAGAATGCCGAGACGGCGGTCGAGGTCTTCGCGATCGGTGCCCCGCCCGTCAGCGGCGACGCGGTGAAGTACGAACCGGACGCCGAGTGA
- the upp gene encoding uracil phosphoribosyltransferase → MPIEDRDNAYLITHALAKDTLSRLRDVETEQVSFRKGLVKLGRICGYEIIDGRMETEYVEIETPLEPTMGERVRGLDDVVIINVLRAATPFVEGLLKAFPRARQGVISASRDEEAGRDEDGSFPISVDYVKLPEITEEDTVIVADPMLATGSTMCTVLEHVIENSPEPENLIVLSAVSAPDGLLRVDEECPQADLLTVSIDDYLDDDGFIVPGLGDAGDRAFRTT, encoded by the coding sequence ATGCCGATCGAAGACCGGGACAACGCGTATCTCATCACTCACGCACTGGCGAAAGACACGCTCTCGCGGCTTCGCGATGTCGAGACCGAGCAGGTCAGCTTCCGAAAGGGACTGGTGAAACTCGGGCGTATCTGTGGCTACGAGATCATCGACGGCCGGATGGAGACCGAGTACGTCGAGATCGAAACCCCGCTCGAGCCCACGATGGGCGAGCGCGTCCGCGGGCTCGACGATGTCGTGATCATCAACGTCCTGCGCGCGGCGACGCCGTTCGTGGAGGGGCTGCTAAAGGCGTTCCCCCGCGCGCGACAGGGGGTTATCAGCGCAAGCCGCGACGAAGAGGCCGGCCGCGACGAGGACGGCTCGTTCCCCATCTCCGTAGACTACGTGAAACTGCCCGAGATCACCGAGGAAGACACCGTGATCGTCGCGGACCCGATGCTCGCGACGGGGAGTACGATGTGTACCGTCCTCGAGCACGTCATCGAGAACTCGCCGGAGCCGGAGAACCTGATCGTCCTCTCGGCGGTCTCCGCCCCCGACGGATTGCTCCGCGTCGACGAGGAGTGTCCGCAGGCGGACCTGCTGACGGTGTCGATCGACGACTACCTCGACGACGACGGCTTCATCGTCCCCGGGCTTGGCGACGCCGGCGACCGCGCGTTCCGAACGACCTAA
- a CDS encoding DUF5828 family protein, with protein MEESISGFKVRGDWGDIVEHGERITRALRDAGVHDPDADYHANFARAFGEWDEWRPKAHETLDTDVSEKTSEQASIEEGKGEKAGKNPDEDIKTAGEKLSESYERLEEDDAEAAVGNWKESIDYVARAADSASRKAFRRVEDTVYQNVMTQLAPYYFDNELVSANIQQSTRNGGNGEQFVFEVNVNDDALKDDVSDRLAEFDEEIDRWHVEVEKDTDAAEAIEGAEPPPEPEDNSRSTTN; from the coding sequence ATGGAAGAGAGTATCTCGGGATTCAAAGTCCGCGGCGACTGGGGCGACATCGTCGAACACGGCGAGCGCATTACGCGCGCGCTCCGAGACGCCGGCGTCCACGACCCTGATGCAGATTACCACGCGAACTTCGCGCGCGCGTTCGGGGAGTGGGACGAGTGGCGACCCAAGGCCCACGAGACCCTCGATACCGATGTCAGCGAGAAGACATCAGAGCAGGCCAGTATCGAGGAAGGAAAGGGCGAAAAGGCCGGCAAGAACCCCGACGAGGACATCAAGACGGCCGGCGAGAAGCTCTCGGAGTCGTACGAACGACTCGAGGAGGACGACGCGGAAGCTGCAGTCGGCAACTGGAAGGAGTCGATCGACTACGTCGCGCGGGCGGCCGACTCCGCCAGCCGCAAGGCCTTCCGCCGGGTCGAGGACACGGTCTACCAGAACGTGATGACGCAGCTTGCGCCGTACTACTTCGACAACGAACTCGTCAGCGCCAACATCCAGCAGTCGACGCGCAACGGCGGCAACGGCGAGCAGTTCGTCTTCGAGGTTAACGTCAACGACGACGCCCTCAAAGACGACGTCTCTGATCGCCTCGCCGAGTTCGACGAGGAGATCGACCGCTGGCACGTGGAAGTCGAGAAGGACACCGACGCCGCGGAAGCGATCGAGGGCGCCGAACCGCCGCCGGAACCGGAGGACAACTCGCGGTCGACGACGAACTGA
- a CDS encoding pyridoxal phosphate-dependent aminotransferase gives MTKTPRPTVGTERTSDVAESVIREMTRAAISEGAINLSQGIPDEDETPPEIKRAAREAIDTDSQYTITWGLPELREAVSERYADWKGITYDPETEVTITSGTSEAIMSTMLSLAGPGDEVIYFEPVYESYIPASQFAGATAIPIDITDDLEIDVDRLADAAERARILVLNTPMNPTGKVFSRAELEAIEEIVLEHDLIVLTDEIYEHIVYDDDYCSPVEVGDLAERTVVCTGMSKTFSVTGWRVGFCLAPEYLSKELRKVHDYTSICAPTPFQRAGVEALSLPDSYYRELSDSYERRRNLLYDGLLEAGLEPIKPDGAYYIMTRYPTDESDIEFCYRLIREAGVAAVPGSSFYTDPDAEADWIRFTFSRNQATLEEAIDRLLENRWW, from the coding sequence ATGACGAAGACACCGAGGCCGACGGTCGGAACCGAACGGACGAGCGACGTCGCCGAATCGGTCATCCGCGAGATGACTCGAGCGGCGATCAGCGAGGGCGCGATCAACCTCTCGCAGGGCATCCCCGACGAGGACGAAACGCCGCCGGAGATCAAGCGGGCCGCTCGGGAGGCCATCGACACCGACAGCCAGTACACGATCACCTGGGGGTTGCCGGAACTCAGGGAGGCCGTCTCCGAGCGCTACGCCGACTGGAAAGGCATCACCTACGACCCCGAGACGGAGGTGACGATCACCAGCGGGACCAGCGAGGCGATCATGTCGACGATGCTCTCGCTCGCCGGCCCCGGCGACGAGGTGATCTACTTCGAACCCGTCTACGAGAGCTACATCCCCGCGAGTCAGTTCGCCGGGGCAACCGCGATTCCGATCGACATCACCGACGACCTCGAGATCGACGTGGATCGGCTCGCCGACGCCGCCGAACGCGCGCGGATCCTCGTGCTCAACACGCCGATGAATCCGACGGGAAAGGTGTTCAGCCGCGCGGAACTCGAGGCGATCGAGGAGATCGTCCTCGAACACGACCTCATCGTACTGACCGACGAGATTTACGAACACATCGTCTACGACGACGACTACTGCAGCCCCGTCGAGGTCGGCGACCTCGCCGAGCGCACCGTCGTCTGTACGGGGATGTCGAAAACGTTCAGCGTCACGGGCTGGCGGGTCGGCTTCTGTCTCGCGCCCGAATACCTCTCGAAAGAGCTGCGAAAGGTCCACGACTACACGAGCATCTGTGCGCCCACGCCGTTCCAGCGGGCCGGCGTCGAGGCGCTGTCGCTCCCGGACTCGTACTATCGGGAGCTATCGGACTCCTACGAACGGCGGCGAAACCTCCTCTACGACGGCTTGCTGGAGGCCGGGTTGGAGCCGATCAAGCCGGACGGTGCGTACTACATCATGACGCGGTACCCGACCGACGAGTCCGACATCGAGTTCTGTTACCGGTTGATCCGCGAGGCCGGCGTGGCCGCCGTCCCCGGCAGCAGTTTCTACACCGACCCCGACGCGGAGGCCGACTGGATTCGGTTTACCTTTTCTCGGAATCAGGCGACGCTCGAGGAGGCAATCGACAGACTGCTCGAAAACCGCTGGTGGTAG
- a CDS encoding agmatinase family protein encodes MSDESRAAAFRESVQGSSVELAYAGHKTFLKGEPREVENVDDVDAAALGIPYDGAVSNRPGARYGPEAIRSASGWWAYLSDYKGGLTNMQTGEQVNFDDLTVADCGDVPVFPMDSETTAESITAHVATVADQTFPVVLGGDHYCTFPAVRGFAEGAGHDRVGFVQIDAHTDTVSESPVFGTDFHGSSTALIADSPHTEYSDVSQVGIRGYESPEFFEFADETGLNLYTMRDIETEGIVSVVEDAVEAAAEDTDAVYVSFDIDAIDPSVAPGTGTPVPGGLTAGQALKTMEVLGASDAVGAMDLMEVAPRYDATEGTERIAAYLLVTLLERQFAE; translated from the coding sequence ATGTCTGATGAATCACGCGCCGCAGCCTTCCGGGAGTCCGTACAGGGCTCGTCGGTCGAACTCGCCTACGCCGGCCACAAGACGTTCCTCAAGGGTGAACCTCGCGAGGTCGAGAACGTCGACGACGTCGACGCGGCCGCGCTCGGGATCCCCTACGACGGCGCGGTCTCGAACCGACCCGGAGCCAGATACGGTCCCGAGGCGATCCGTTCGGCCAGCGGCTGGTGGGCGTACCTCTCCGATTACAAGGGCGGACTGACGAACATGCAGACCGGCGAGCAAGTTAACTTCGACGACCTCACCGTCGCGGACTGTGGCGACGTGCCGGTCTTCCCGATGGACAGCGAGACGACGGCAGAGAGCATCACGGCCCACGTCGCGACCGTCGCCGATCAGACCTTTCCGGTCGTCCTCGGCGGTGACCACTACTGTACGTTTCCCGCCGTTCGCGGCTTCGCCGAGGGGGCCGGCCACGACCGCGTGGGATTCGTCCAGATCGACGCCCACACCGACACCGTCTCCGAGAGTCCGGTCTTCGGAACGGACTTCCACGGCTCGAGTACGGCGCTGATCGCCGACTCGCCTCACACGGAGTACAGCGACGTGAGCCAGGTCGGCATCCGCGGCTACGAATCGCCCGAATTCTTCGAGTTCGCCGACGAAACTGGACTGAACCTCTACACGATGCGGGATATCGAGACGGAAGGCATCGTCTCGGTCGTCGAGGACGCGGTCGAAGCGGCGGCCGAAGATACCGATGCCGTCTACGTCTCGTTCGACATCGACGCCATCGATCCGAGCGTCGCGCCGGGAACCGGCACCCCGGTCCCGGGGGGTCTCACCGCCGGACAGGCACTGAAAACGATGGAAGTGCTCGGCGCGAGCGACGCGGTCGGCGCGATGGACCTGATGGAGGTCGCCCCGCGCTACGACGCGACCGAAGGGACCGAACGGATCGCGGCGTATCTCCTCGTGACGCTGCTCGAGCGACAGTTCGCAGAATGA
- a CDS encoding aminotransferase class III, protein MTFGRSATNDRTVAERCNDYLMPIRKRLDAPIERADNFTLEDFDGNGSLDPFSGTAVANVDHGNGAIGDALEVETTGGADV, encoded by the coding sequence ATGACATTCGGAAGATCAGCAACGAACGACCGGACCGTAGCGGAGCGCTGCAACGACTACCTGATGCCGATCCGGAAGCGTCTGGACGCACCGATCGAGCGGGCTGACAATTTCACACTGGAGGACTTCGACGGCAACGGGTCTCTCGATCCCTTCTCCGGCACCGCCGTCGCGAACGTCGATCACGGCAACGGGGCCATCGGCGACGCACTCGAAGTCGAGACCACAGGTGGAGCCGATGTCTGA
- a CDS encoding NrpR regulatory domain-containing protein, with protein sequence MAPELERRTYDLLRLVDRHGPIGSIQLFELMQLHGYDIKDRTIRLRLSELDDLGLTEKVPGQGRQLTSKGRTELEKGDVNTRLEQLRARIATLTSRVSYDPIDDSGALVASTAYLPASNVDAALDLIERLEDLPLGPIPVSLAESGEDDPGDVRLATASSITLDGVLLAHGVDANISNADLLEYEPSETTSTNDVVPQQGGHIRRHIDVINGEGSSIDVVSLLIEAGRTDVTTVLETGEAGLLVGDSREFPINRFEEARDLAVATRRSLGGVLEFRRPREQSHLPSGTSTWAFGSITYIGPGELLLTVLSEYGLTEEWETLSGTIERSKLESVQSIRSARPEPLLDD encoded by the coding sequence ATGGCGCCGGAACTCGAGCGACGCACGTACGATCTCCTTCGCCTCGTGGATCGGCACGGACCGATCGGCAGCATCCAACTCTTCGAACTGATGCAGCTCCACGGATACGATATCAAGGACCGAACGATCAGACTTCGGCTCTCCGAACTCGACGACCTCGGACTGACCGAAAAAGTGCCGGGCCAGGGCCGCCAGCTAACGTCGAAGGGACGAACCGAACTCGAGAAGGGAGACGTCAACACGCGTCTCGAACAGCTCCGGGCCCGGATCGCCACGCTCACCAGCCGCGTGAGCTACGATCCGATCGACGACAGCGGTGCGCTCGTCGCTTCAACGGCCTACCTCCCGGCATCCAACGTCGACGCGGCGCTCGACCTAATCGAACGTCTCGAGGACCTCCCGCTGGGGCCGATTCCGGTTTCGTTGGCGGAGAGCGGCGAGGACGACCCCGGCGACGTTCGGCTGGCGACCGCCTCGAGCATCACGCTGGACGGCGTCTTGCTCGCACACGGCGTCGACGCCAACATCTCGAACGCGGATCTCCTCGAGTACGAACCCAGCGAGACGACGTCGACGAACGACGTGGTCCCCCAACAGGGCGGTCACATTCGACGGCATATCGACGTAATCAACGGCGAGGGATCCTCGATCGACGTCGTCTCACTGCTCATCGAAGCCGGGCGCACCGACGTGACGACGGTCCTCGAGACGGGCGAGGCGGGGCTGCTCGTCGGCGACAGCCGCGAGTTCCCGATCAACCGCTTCGAGGAGGCCAGGGATCTCGCGGTCGCGACGCGGCGGTCCCTCGGGGGCGTCCTCGAGTTCCGTCGGCCGCGCGAACAGAGCCACCTCCCGAGCGGGACCTCGACGTGGGCTTTCGGCTCGATCACGTACATCGGTCCCGGCGAACTCCTGTTGACCGTCCTCAGCGAGTACGGATTGACCGAAGAGTGGGAGACGCTGTCCGGAACGATCGAACGAAGCAAACTCGAATCGGTACAGTCGATCCGATCGGCGCGGCCGGAGCCGCTGCTCGACGACTGA
- a CDS encoding nitrilase family protein has product MNGADEATVVAAQTVPTFGAVDRNRSRTVELVREHADADLVVLPELATTGYVFESRTELEPLAEPRDGPTAEAWAAVAAETDAWVVGGFAEVDGNSYYNSSLVVSPDGVEGGYRKVHLWNEEKRWFEPGDALPTFETPFGRLGVQICNDLWFSETTVTQARAGVDLVAVPTNWVPGPSEGERPAGWTMGVHQAVARANENRVFLACADRAGTERGTAFEGQSVIVDPDGLPLAGPAPTTGEHVLTADCDLERARTKALTPRDDALADRRPDVYDLE; this is encoded by the coding sequence GTGAACGGAGCCGACGAGGCCACGGTCGTCGCCGCCCAGACGGTTCCGACGTTCGGCGCCGTCGACCGAAACCGCTCGAGGACGGTCGAACTCGTCCGCGAGCACGCCGACGCCGACCTCGTCGTCCTCCCCGAACTGGCCACGACGGGGTACGTGTTCGAAAGTCGAACCGAACTCGAGCCGCTGGCGGAGCCGCGCGACGGGCCGACCGCCGAAGCGTGGGCCGCAGTCGCCGCCGAAACCGACGCGTGGGTCGTCGGCGGCTTCGCCGAAGTCGACGGCAACTCCTACTACAACAGCTCCCTCGTCGTCTCTCCCGACGGCGTCGAGGGCGGCTACCGAAAGGTCCACCTCTGGAACGAGGAGAAACGGTGGTTCGAACCGGGCGACGCGCTGCCGACGTTCGAGACGCCGTTCGGTCGACTCGGCGTCCAGATCTGCAACGATCTCTGGTTCAGCGAAACGACGGTGACCCAGGCCCGCGCGGGCGTCGACCTCGTCGCCGTCCCGACGAACTGGGTTCCCGGCCCGAGCGAGGGCGAACGGCCCGCGGGGTGGACGATGGGCGTCCACCAGGCGGTCGCACGCGCGAACGAAAACCGAGTGTTCCTCGCCTGTGCTGACCGCGCCGGAACCGAGCGCGGCACCGCCTTCGAGGGACAGAGCGTGATCGTCGATCCGGACGGGCTCCCGCTCGCCGGACCGGCACCGACAACGGGCGAACACGTCCTCACGGCCGACTGCGACCTCGAGCGTGCGCGGACGAAGGCCCTGACCCCCCGCGACGACGCCCTCGCGGATCGTCGGCCGGACGTCTACGACCTCGAGTAG